From the genome of Pseudomonas sihuiensis:
CTCGATGCATACGCTCGGCGCCAGGCGACGCAGGCGCTGGAACAGCGGTGGCAGGAGGATCTGCTCCGACAGGTCGGTCATGCTGATGCGGTAGGTCTTGCCGGCCTGCTGCGGGTTGAAGGTGCGGCTTTCCTGCACGGAAACGCGCAGCAACTGGAGGGCGTTGCGCACCGGGCCGATGATGTTCTGCGCCATGGGCGTGGGCACCATGCCCTGGGCGGTGCGCACGAACAGCGGGTCGTTGAAGGTTTCACGCAGGCGGGCGAGGGCGTTGGAAACCGCCGGCTGGGTGATGCCGACGATCTGTCCGGCACGGGTCAGGTTGGCCTCGGTGTAGATGGCGTCGAAGACGATGAAGAGGTTCAGGTCCACCTTGGTCAGGTTCATGCCGGCAGTGCTCCAGGGGGCGTCGATATCAATCGATCATATATAGGTTATGAATGTTCATACACGCTGAAAATAGGTTAGATAAATCCTAAGCGCTGTTCTAGCATCATTTCCACAACCTCTCACCCTTTATTACAAACAGGTAATTCCATGGATTTCGCCTATTCCCCGAAGGTTCAAGAGCTGCGTGAGCGCGTCAGTGCATTCATGGAGGCGCACATCTACCCGGCTGAAGCGGTGTTCGAGCAGCAGGTGGCCGAAGGTGATCGTTGGCAGCCGACCGCGATCATGGAGGAGCTGAAGAACAAGGCCAAAGCCGAAGGTTTGTGGAACCTGTTCCTGCCCGAGTCCGACTATGGCGCGGGCCTGACCAACACCGAATATGCACCGTTGGCGGAGATCATGGGGCGTTCGCTGATCGGCCCCGAGCCGTTCAACTGCGCCGCGCCGGATACCGGCAACATGGAAGTGCTGGTGCGTTACGGCAACGAGGCGCAAAAGCAGCAATGGCTGGAGCCGCTGCTGTCCGGCGAGATTCGTTCCGCGTTCGCCATGACTGAGCCAGGCGTGGCCTCGAGCGACGCCACCAACATGCAGGCCAATGCTCGCCGCGAGGGCGATGAGTGGGTCATCAACGGCCGCAAGTGGTGGACCTCCGGTGCCTGCGACCCGCGCTGCAAGGTGATGATCTTCATGGGCCTGACCAACCCGGACGCGCCGCGCCACCAGCAGCACTCGATGATCCTGGTGCCGATGGATGCACCAGGCGTCACCGTACTGCGCCCGCTGCCGGTGTTCGGTTATGACGACGCGCCACATGGCCATGCCGAAGTGCTGTTCGAGAACGTGCGAGTGCCCTACGAGAGCGTATTGCTTGGTGAAGGGCGTGGCTTCGAGATCGCCCAGGGGCGCCTCGGCCCGGGCCGTATCCACCACTGCATGCGTTCGATCGGCATGGCCGAGCGCGCCCTGGAACTCATGTGCAAGCGCGCTGTTTCGCGGACCGCCTTTGGCAAGCCGCTGGCGCGCCTGGGTGGCAATATCGATCACATCGCCGATTCGCGCATGGAGATCAACCAGGCGCGTCTGCTGACCCTGAACGCGGCCTACATGATGGATACCGTGGGCAACAAGATCGCCGCCAGCGAAATCGCCCAGATCAAGGTGGTGGCGCCCAACGTGGCGCTCAAGGTGATCGACCGGGCGATCCAGATGCACGGCGGCGCGGGCGTCTCCAACGACTTCCCGCTGGCCTACTGGTACGCCATGCAGCGCACCCTGCGCCTGGCCGATGGCCCGGACGAGGTGCACCGCGCAGCCATCGGCAAGTTCGAGATTGGCAAGTACGTGCCGCGCGACGTGATGAAAGCCAGCCGCTGATCCCGCAAGCCAAAGCAAAGAGGCCCGCATCTGCGGGCCTCTTTGTTCGTGAACCGTCGACGCTGCTGCTCGGTCGACCGGCTACGCCGTTTCTCAGTGTTGCGGGGCTTTCTGGTCGCGGGTATTGAGCAGCGACAGGATCACCCCGCCTGCCAGCAGCCCCAGGGTGACGCCAAGCGAGAGCAGGGCGGGAACCTTGATCAGGTCGTGCAGGAAGATCTTGCCGCCGATATACATCAGCACCAGCGCCAGGGCGTACTTCAGGTAGATGAAGCGGTGCATCAGTGCGGCCAGGGCGAAATACAGCGCGCGCAGGCCGAGAATGGCGAAGATGTTCGAGGTGTAGACGATGAACGGGTCCTGCGAGATGGCCAGTACCGCCGGCACGCTGTCCACCGCGAACACCAGGTCGGCCAGTTCGATCAGCACCAGCGCCAGCAGCAGCGGGGTGGCATAGAGCAGCGGCTTGCCACTGACCTGATCCTTCAGACGCACCAGGAACTTGCCTTCGTGCAGCTCATCGGTGACGCGAATGTGCTTGCGCACGAAACGGATCACCGGATTCTGCGCCAGGTCTGGATGCGACTCTTCGTCACCGCTGCGCAGCATCTTGACGCCGCTGAATAGCAGGAAGGCGCCAAAGATGTAGAGAATCCAGTCGAACTGCTGCACCAGCGCCGTGCCCAGGCCAATCATGATCGCGCGCAGCACGATCACCCCGAGAATGCCCCAGAACAGCACGCGGTGCTGGTACTTACGCGGGATGTTGAAGTAGCCGAGGATCATCGCCATGACGAAGACGTTGTCCATCGACAGCGATTGCTCCACCAGGAAACCGGTGTAGTACTCCATCGCCTTGGTACCGCCGAGCTGCCACCAGATCCAGCCGCCGAAGGCGACGCCGACACTGAAGTAGCCGGAATACAGCAGCAGGCTCTCGCGCATCTCGATTTCATGCTGATCGCGATGCAGCACGCCGAGGTCGAGTACCAGAAGGGTGATGATCAGTACCAGGAAGGCCAGCCAGAACCAGCCGGGGGTACCGAAAATGGGGGATGTCAAAAAGGCAAGTAGAGCGTCCATGAGCCCTCCCTTATGTCTGCCTGAGTTGAAAGAAATCGACTCAGTGACTCCGACATCACGGTGAGAAAACTCACCGCCAGAGGGGCCCGGCGTCACGCGCGGCGAAGATTAGCGCCGAGCCCTTACTCTGCCAAGCCCTTTGTAAGGAAATATTTTCAGGCGTCAGTAGACCCAGACTTCGACACGGCGATTACGGATACGGCCATTGTTCTGATCATTGGCCGCCACCGGTAGCTCGCTGCCCATCCCGATGATTTCACGAAACAGTACGCCTTGTTTGGCCAGCTCGCGGCGCACGGCCATGGCGCGCAGTTTCGACAGCAGTTCGGCGCGCTCGGGGTCGCTTTTCGGATCGCCGAAACCCACCAGCACCACCTTGTCCTGCAGCTTGTCGTGTTGCTTGAGATAGTCCAGCACCCGCTGCAAATCACGATGTGCTTTGTTATCCAGCGTTGCGCTGCCTTCCTGGAAGCGGAAGTTCACCGACAGGCGCTGCGCCTGCTTTGCCAGTTGCTGGTACTCCGCTGGCATTTGCGCATCTGCGGCGACCTTGACCGCCTGGACGGTCTGGGCGATGAAACCGCTGTTGTCGACAATGGCCTGGCCGCGTGGGCTGTGGGCGAAGTCGATCAGCGCGCGTACCCAGGGATTGGCCAGTTGCGGGTCGTTGTAGAGAAACAGGCGGCGTGCCAGGGGATAGTCCTCGGTGGCGATCAGCGTGGTGCTCGGTGGCATCGGCTGAGAATTGCCCGCAGCGACGGCGACAGCCTTGGCCTGGCGGATGTAGGGCAGGCCAATGAAACCGATGCCATTGGCATCACTGCTCACTGCGTCGGACAGTTGGGTGCTGGATTCGAAGCGTTGCGCGCCGGCGGCGAGTGTGCGCCCGCCTGGAGCCAGCACCAGCTCCTTGAAGGTGTCGTAGGTGCCGGAATTGTCATCGCGTGCGTAGGGGCGAACCTTGCCGGGTTTGCCGCCCAGCGCAGCCCAGTCTCCGATCTCGCCGGAAAACAGCTGCGCGATCTGCTCCACACTCAGCGTTCCAATCGGGTTCGATGGATGGACGATGATCGCCAGACCATCGATGGCGATGACCTGTTCACTCTGCGGACTGCGCATATCGCCAAGGGGCGCCAGGGTAGCGGCTTCGCCATCCTTGATCGGCCGCGACGAGGCGGCCAGATCGGCGCTGCCGTCCTTGAGCGAGGTGAAACCGGTGCCAGAGCCGTGAGCGGCGACTTCGACTATCACCTGGCGGCCGTCGGCCCGTCGTGCGAGCAGGCGCTGCTCGTTTTCCCGGGCACCTTCTTCGCTGTGGATATCGTGCAGGCCCTGAGCTTCGAACAGCCCTTTGACCAGCTCCGGGCCGAGCTTGGCACCAATGGTGTTGGAGCCCTGGATGCGCAGTACCGGTTGGTTGCCCTCGGAGGCTGGTAGTGCGGCGAAGACGGAAAGAGGGAGGGCGTAGCAGATGAAACCGATCAGCAGCAGGGACAGAGTACGACCCCAGAGGTCGCGGTCGGCGGACAGGGCGCGCGGCATGCGGCAGGCACCTTCTAGTGGGTGGGATAAGGTGCCGCGCAGATTAAGTCAGTCAGGTTGCAGTCTTGTGACGGGGCGCCTGCTCTTCACGCATTGGTATTTCACTCCAGCTCCAGCCAGATCGGCGCATGGTCCGAGGGCTTGTCCATTCCACGCAGGTCGTAATCGATGCCGGCATCCTTGAAGCGCGCCTGCAGCGGCTGGCTGGCGAGGATCACGTCGATGCGCAGGCCGCGCTTGGGCTCGTCTTCAAAGCCGCGACTGCGGTAGTCGAACCAACTGAAACGATCATTCACCTCGGGGTTGAGGTGGCGGAAGCTGTCCACCAGGCCCCAGCTCTTCAGCGTCGCCAGCCATTCGCGCTCCTCCGGCAGGAAGCTGCACTTGCCGGTTTTCAGCCAGCGCAGGCGATTAGGCTCGCCGATGCCGATGTCGCAATCTTCCGGGCTGATGTTGATGTCGCCCATCACTACTAGGGCCTGCTGCGGATCGAAGTGCTCCACCAGCAGTTGATGCAGGTGGGCGTAGAAGCGCTGCTTGGCCGGGAACTTCACCGGGTGGTCACGGCTTTCGCCTTGCGGGAAATAGCCGTTCATGATGGTGACCGGGTTGCCACCCGCATCGGCGAAGGTGCCGTAGATGAAGCGGCGTTGAGAGTCTTCTCCATCGCCGGGAAACCCCTTGTGCAGGCTCAGTGGCTCCTGACGCGAGAGCAGGGCAACGCCATAGTGGCCTTTCTGGCCGTGGTAATGCACGTGGTAGCCGAGCTGACGGATCTCGGCTTCGGGGAACTGCTCATCGGCCACCTTGGTTTCCTGCAG
Proteins encoded in this window:
- a CDS encoding acyl-CoA dehydrogenase, producing MDFAYSPKVQELRERVSAFMEAHIYPAEAVFEQQVAEGDRWQPTAIMEELKNKAKAEGLWNLFLPESDYGAGLTNTEYAPLAEIMGRSLIGPEPFNCAAPDTGNMEVLVRYGNEAQKQQWLEPLLSGEIRSAFAMTEPGVASSDATNMQANARREGDEWVINGRKWWTSGACDPRCKVMIFMGLTNPDAPRHQQHSMILVPMDAPGVTVLRPLPVFGYDDAPHGHAEVLFENVRVPYESVLLGEGRGFEIAQGRLGPGRIHHCMRSIGMAERALELMCKRAVSRTAFGKPLARLGGNIDHIADSRMEINQARLLTLNAAYMMDTVGNKIAASEIAQIKVVAPNVALKVIDRAIQMHGGAGVSNDFPLAYWYAMQRTLRLADGPDEVHRAAIGKFEIGKYVPRDVMKASR
- a CDS encoding TerC family protein, which produces MDALLAFLTSPIFGTPGWFWLAFLVLIITLLVLDLGVLHRDQHEIEMRESLLLYSGYFSVGVAFGGWIWWQLGGTKAMEYYTGFLVEQSLSMDNVFVMAMILGYFNIPRKYQHRVLFWGILGVIVLRAIMIGLGTALVQQFDWILYIFGAFLLFSGVKMLRSGDEESHPDLAQNPVIRFVRKHIRVTDELHEGKFLVRLKDQVSGKPLLYATPLLLALVLIELADLVFAVDSVPAVLAISQDPFIVYTSNIFAILGLRALYFALAALMHRFIYLKYALALVLMYIGGKIFLHDLIKVPALLSLGVTLGLLAGGVILSLLNTRDQKAPQH
- a CDS encoding substrate-binding domain-containing protein, with amino-acid sequence MPRALSADRDLWGRTLSLLLIGFICYALPLSVFAALPASEGNQPVLRIQGSNTIGAKLGPELVKGLFEAQGLHDIHSEEGARENEQRLLARRADGRQVIVEVAAHGSGTGFTSLKDGSADLAASSRPIKDGEAATLAPLGDMRSPQSEQVIAIDGLAIIVHPSNPIGTLSVEQIAQLFSGEIGDWAALGGKPGKVRPYARDDNSGTYDTFKELVLAPGGRTLAAGAQRFESSTQLSDAVSSDANGIGFIGLPYIRQAKAVAVAAGNSQPMPPSTTLIATEDYPLARRLFLYNDPQLANPWVRALIDFAHSPRGQAIVDNSGFIAQTVQAVKVAADAQMPAEYQQLAKQAQRLSVNFRFQEGSATLDNKAHRDLQRVLDYLKQHDKLQDKVVLVGFGDPKSDPERAELLSKLRAMAVRRELAKQGVLFREIIGMGSELPVAANDQNNGRIRNRRVEVWVY
- the xthA gene encoding exodeoxyribonuclease III, producing MKIVSFNINGLRARPHQLEALIEKHQPDVIGLQETKVADEQFPEAEIRQLGYHVHYHGQKGHYGVALLSRQEPLSLHKGFPGDGEDSQRRFIYGTFADAGGNPVTIMNGYFPQGESRDHPVKFPAKQRFYAHLHQLLVEHFDPQQALVVMGDINISPEDCDIGIGEPNRLRWLKTGKCSFLPEEREWLATLKSWGLVDSFRHLNPEVNDRFSWFDYRSRGFEDEPKRGLRIDVILASQPLQARFKDAGIDYDLRGMDKPSDHAPIWLELE